One part of the Mustelus asterias unplaced genomic scaffold, sMusAst1.hap1.1 HAP1_SCAFFOLD_4883, whole genome shotgun sequence genome encodes these proteins:
- the LOC144491268 gene encoding cingulin-like, whose protein sequence is MPPPVVPQDKLTLENAKGAAEQAKKAADSSIKQLRQDNEDLKRRVSQMDFQMGECRDMIEELKGSESRLKDKLARLETERKQMELSLGEATDQEQEIAVAKRALENRLEETQRSMNRLTQDYQELHERYQDEAKQKDQLKKAKNELEEQRRLLDKTIEKLQKEVDELTEQSGSSVVVLQSQLDEYRDKSRRELLEHQRQGKERALELDKANMTIKRLQDE, encoded by the exons ATGCCCCCCCCTGTTGTACCTCAGGATAAACTGACCCTGGAGAATGCAAAGGGAGCGGCGGAGCAGGCGAAGAAAGCGGCCGACTCCTCCATCAAGCAGCTGAGGCAGGACAACGAGGACTTGAAGAGGAGGGTCTCACAGATGGACTTCCAGATGGGGGAGTGCAGAGACATGATCGAGGAACTGAAAGGCTCCGAGTCACGGCTGAAGGACAAGCTGGCCCGCTTGGAG ACAGAGCGGAAACAAATGGAGCTGTCCCTCGGAGAAGCCACGGACCAGGAGCAGGAGATAGCCGTGGCCAAAAGAGCGTTAGAGAACCGCCTGGAAGAGACGCAG CGGAGCATGAACCGGCTGACCCAGGACTACCAGGAGCTGCACGAGCGCTACCAAGATGAGGCAAAGCAGAAGGATCAGCTGAAGAAGGCCAAGAACGAGCTGGAGGAGCAGAGGAGGTTACTGGACAAGACCATCGAAAAGCTGCAGAAAGAG GTGGACGAGCTCACGGAGCAGTCCGGGAGCTCCGTGGTGGTGCTGCAGTCCCAGCTGGATGAGTACCGGGATAAGTCGCGGCGCGAATTACTGGAGCACCAGAGGCAAGGGAAGGAGAGGGCCCTGGAACTGGACAAGGCCAATATGACCATCAAGAGGCTACAGGACGAG